One genomic window of Monodelphis domestica isolate mMonDom1 chromosome 1, mMonDom1.pri, whole genome shotgun sequence includes the following:
- the SAPCD2 gene encoding suppressor APC domain-containing protein 2 isoform X1 — MAVIASERGRSLSAAPEQEFSTEGLPRAFLQSLRTLFDILDDRRRGYVHLLEIESRWQGADTRELPRGVLEGLRKVAPASGYLTFERFVVGLRTSLLSAENGAPHARAPPGSRGQAYQAKLLPTGLGNCKASAGQARGKLAPEKHHQRLIFTPADEPRTLLEKKPLSLGVRYPHAGSSCSSRSLEKLSSPQEAGCYPGDLERPMSQAPQSPGGQILERSLSGDAGTDVRTMGRCQSESCTTGGSGRHPRGRGEQRRHTITNGVDYDMLKQMKELEQEKDALLQGLEMMDRGRDWYHQQLHWVQERQRHLTKNKKSTEFGAEGSSSPLGQLLPKLQEVIRCLGELLAAACAGRVQTVPSPVSSTPAISPVSGRHQQTILMLKEQNRLLTKEVTDKSERITQLEQEKSALIKQLFEARARSHQETSQLDSTFI, encoded by the exons ATGGCTGTGATCGCTTCTGAGCGTGGCCGGTCACTATCCGCAGCCCCAGAGCAGGAATTCAGCACCGAGGGGCTACCCCGGGCCTTTCTGCAGAGCCTTCGTACCCTCTTCGACATTCTAGATGATCGACGGCGGGGCTATGTCCACCTCCTGGAGATTGAGTCCCGATGGCAAGGAGCGGACACGCGAGAGCTCCCAAGGGGTGTGCTGGAAGGTTTGAGGAAGGTTGCCCCAGCCAGCGGGTACCTGACCTTCGAGAGGTTTGTAGTAGGGCTGAGGACTTCGCTGTTGAGTGCTGAGAATGGGGCCCCCCATGCCAGAGCCCCGCCGGGGTCGCGGGGCCAGGCATACCAAGCCAAACTGCTCCCCACGGGTCTCGGGAATTGCAAGGCTAGTGCGGGCCAGGCTCGGGGCAAACTGGCCCCTGAGAAGCACCACCAGCGGCTCATCTTCACACCCGCAGACGAGCCTCGGACGCTGCTGGAGAAGAAACCTTTGTCTTTGGGAGTTCGTTATCCCCATGCGGGGTCAAGCTGCTCCTCCCGTAGCTTGGAGAAGCTCTCCAGCCCTCAGGAAGCTGGGTGTTACCCGGGGGATTTGGAGCGGCCCATGAGCCAGGCTCCTCAGAGCCCCGGAGGACAGATCCTGGAGCGAAGTCTTAGTGGAGATGCAG GCACTGATGTCCGGACTATGGGACGATGTCAAAGTGAAAGCTGTACTACAGGTGGGTCTGGGAGGCACCCGAGGGGCCGGGGAGAGCAGCGGCGGCATACCATCACCAATGGAGTGGACTATGACATG CTAAAGCAGATGAAGGAGCTGGAACAGGAGAAAGATGCACTCCTCCAAGGCTTGGAGATGATGGATCGAGGACGGGACTGGTATCACCAACAGCTCCACTGGGTACAGGAGCGACAGCGCCACTTAACCAAGAACAAGAAGAGCACA GAATTCGGGGCTGAGGGGAGCTCTAGCCCACTGGGCCAGCTGTTGCCCAAACTACAGGAAGTTATCCGGTGCCTGGGGGAGCTCTTAGCTGCTGCCTGTGCTGGAAGG GTCCAGACTGTTCCCAGTCCGGTCTCTTCCACCCCCGCCATATCCCCTGTCTCTGGGAGACATCAACAGACCATCCTCATGCTGAAGGAACAAAACCGTCTTCTGACAAAG GAAGTAACAGATAAGAGTGAgcggatcacacagctagagcaAGAGAAGTCGGCCCTCATCAAGCAACTGTTTGAGGCTCGAGCCCGAAGCCATCAGGAAACCAGCCAGCTGGACTCCACCTTCATCTAA
- the SAPCD2 gene encoding suppressor APC domain-containing protein 2 isoform X2, which translates to MAVIASERGRSLSAAPEQEFSTEGLPRAFLQSLRTLFDILDDRRRGYVHLLEIESRWQGADTRELPRGVLEGLRKVAPASGYLTFERFVVGLRTSLLSAENGAPHARAPPGSRGQAYQAKLLPTGLGNCKASAGQARGKLAPEKHHQRLIFTPADEPRTLLEKKPLSLGVRYPHAGSSCSSRSLEKLSSPQEAGCYPGDLERPMSQAPQSPGGQILERSLSGDAGTDVRTMGRCQSESCTTGGSGRHPRGRGEQRRHTITNGVDYDMLKQMKELEQEKDALLQGLEMMDRGRDWYHQQLHWVQERQRHLTKNKKSTEFGAEGSSSPLGQLLPKLQEVIRCLGELLAAACAGRVQTVPSPVSSTPAISPVSGRHQQTILMLKEQNRLLTKVGIKGSNR; encoded by the exons ATGGCTGTGATCGCTTCTGAGCGTGGCCGGTCACTATCCGCAGCCCCAGAGCAGGAATTCAGCACCGAGGGGCTACCCCGGGCCTTTCTGCAGAGCCTTCGTACCCTCTTCGACATTCTAGATGATCGACGGCGGGGCTATGTCCACCTCCTGGAGATTGAGTCCCGATGGCAAGGAGCGGACACGCGAGAGCTCCCAAGGGGTGTGCTGGAAGGTTTGAGGAAGGTTGCCCCAGCCAGCGGGTACCTGACCTTCGAGAGGTTTGTAGTAGGGCTGAGGACTTCGCTGTTGAGTGCTGAGAATGGGGCCCCCCATGCCAGAGCCCCGCCGGGGTCGCGGGGCCAGGCATACCAAGCCAAACTGCTCCCCACGGGTCTCGGGAATTGCAAGGCTAGTGCGGGCCAGGCTCGGGGCAAACTGGCCCCTGAGAAGCACCACCAGCGGCTCATCTTCACACCCGCAGACGAGCCTCGGACGCTGCTGGAGAAGAAACCTTTGTCTTTGGGAGTTCGTTATCCCCATGCGGGGTCAAGCTGCTCCTCCCGTAGCTTGGAGAAGCTCTCCAGCCCTCAGGAAGCTGGGTGTTACCCGGGGGATTTGGAGCGGCCCATGAGCCAGGCTCCTCAGAGCCCCGGAGGACAGATCCTGGAGCGAAGTCTTAGTGGAGATGCAG GCACTGATGTCCGGACTATGGGACGATGTCAAAGTGAAAGCTGTACTACAGGTGGGTCTGGGAGGCACCCGAGGGGCCGGGGAGAGCAGCGGCGGCATACCATCACCAATGGAGTGGACTATGACATG CTAAAGCAGATGAAGGAGCTGGAACAGGAGAAAGATGCACTCCTCCAAGGCTTGGAGATGATGGATCGAGGACGGGACTGGTATCACCAACAGCTCCACTGGGTACAGGAGCGACAGCGCCACTTAACCAAGAACAAGAAGAGCACA GAATTCGGGGCTGAGGGGAGCTCTAGCCCACTGGGCCAGCTGTTGCCCAAACTACAGGAAGTTATCCGGTGCCTGGGGGAGCTCTTAGCTGCTGCCTGTGCTGGAAGG GTCCAGACTGTTCCCAGTCCGGTCTCTTCCACCCCCGCCATATCCCCTGTCTCTGGGAGACATCAACAGACCATCCTCATGCTGAAGGAACAAAACCGTCTTCTGACAAAGGTGGGGATCAAAG GAAGTAACAGATAA